A single genomic interval of Prionailurus viverrinus isolate Anna chromosome A2, UM_Priviv_1.0, whole genome shotgun sequence harbors:
- the NRTN gene encoding neurturin, producing the protein MQRWKAAALASVLCSSVLSIWMCRDGLLLSHRLGPALSPLRRPPRTLDARIARLAQYRALLQGAPDAVELSELTPWVGRPPRPRRRAGPRRRRARARSGTRPCGLRELEVRVSELGLGYASDETVLFRYCAGACEAAARVYDLGLRRLRQRRRVRRERVRAQPCCRPTAYEDEVSFLDAHSRYHTVHELSARECACV; encoded by the exons ATGCAGCGCTGGAAGGCGGCAGCCTTAGCCTCGGTGCTCTGCAGCTCCGTGCTCTCCATCTGGATGTGTCGGGACGGCCTGCTCCTCAGCCACCGCCTGGGACCCGCGCTGTCCCCACTGCGCCGGCCACCTCGCACCCTGGACGCCCGGATCGCCCGTCTGGCCCAGT ATCGCGCACTGCTGCAGGGCGCCCCGGACGCGGTGGAGCTGAGCGAGCTGACGCCCTGGGTCGGAAGGCCCCCGCGTCCGCGCCGTCGGGCGGGGCCCCGGCGGCGGCGCGCGCGTGCGCGGTCGGGGACGCGGCCGTGCGGGCTGCGCGAGCTCGAGGTGCGCGTGAGCGAGCTGGGCTTGGGCTACGCGTCCGACGAGACGGTGCTGTTCCGCTACTGCGCAGGCGCCTGCGAGGCGGCGGCGCGCGTCTACGACCTGGGGCTGCGGCGGCTCCGCCAGCGGCGGCGGGTTCGGCGGGAGCGGGTGCGCGCGCAGCCCTGCTGCCGCCCGACGGCCTACGAGGACGAGGTGTCCTTCCTGGACGCGCACAGCCGCTACCACACGGTTCACGAGCTGTCGGCGCGCGAGTGTGCCTGCGTCTGA